TggctaacccctctctctgtctctactgtagctccTGGTTCCTCacctggtggtggtgtggtgtggctaacccctctctctgtctctactgtagctccTGGTTCCTCACCTGGTGGTGGGGTGtggctaacccctctctctctgtctctactgtagctccTGGTTCCTCAcctggtggtgtgtggtgtggctaacccctctctctgtctctactgtagctccTGGTTCCTCAcctggtggtgtgtggtgtggctaacccctctctctgtctctactgtagctccTGGCTCCTCacctggtggtggggtggtgtgtggtgtggctaacccctctctccgtctctactGTAGCTCCTGGCTCCTCACCTACGCTATACTCTGGAGATTAACTGCAGGGGGCGCACTCAGCTCCTCTCAGCCGACGGCATCTTCAAAAGGGTATGTCAGTCTTACCGTTCTATTCCTTgtttacattttagcagacacttacAGTAGAGTGCAAACATTTTCATACAGCCCCCCccccgtgggaattgaacccgCAGCCCTGGTGCCACACAGGACCCCAGTATCTTGAGGGCTCAACTGACCCTATATTGTTGTATTGAGGCAGCTTCAGAAAcaacatgttttttaaaaacatagaATAGTTTTGACATAGACAAGAGTATAATTGATGAGGAAATACTGTCTCTCCAGGTGGTGTCTACAGGAGGAGAGGGGCTTCTGATCCTAGCCCAGAATGAGTACAAAGTCCTGACCTACCGCTCTCTGCAGCCCTACCAGGACTTCCAGCAGCGCGGAGCCACCAAGCTCAGAAACTACTTCTACAGGGAATACAGCCTGATACTGTGGGACGCCATACACAGGTACAATATCCATCACCACTCCTTTATGACCACAGAAATATTGTTTATAAGATTGTCGGAGGAAAGCAGGGAGAGGACATGGTCTTCAGGCCTGAAATATGGATATGTTGAAATGCACATTGGGAAAATAAGCTATTtcactcccccccccctctctctttctccctccccagtTTTGTCTCAGGGATGGTGTCACTGTACTACCATTATGACAGTGATGTAGTGGAGGACACTGAGCTGCAGGCCTGGATAAAGGACATCGCTGAGGAGGGCTTCGTTGATGTGCCCAGATTTGGTCAGTCATGCACCACTACCCCCACCTCCTCAGACTCAGGACTGGATTCAATACGTAAGCGTGGAAGATCTGCATGGCAGAGTGGTTGACATTTAAAGGCAACGTTACCGTGTTCGTGGAATTGCATTCTCAGAAAATGCTGCATATGTCTGCTGAATCCGAAATTACTTTTAAATGTCAACCGCGCTGCAACACAGATCTTCAGCGCTACGGATGGACCCTTAGTTGAAATGATTTCTTACTGGGTAATATTGACTGATGTGTCCTTCCTCTCAGGTCTGGCCAGGGAACTACACAACAAGACAGAGCTGATCACACTGCTGAGTGTCGCTATCTTCACAAGCTCAGCACAGCATGCAGCCACCAACAAtggacaggtacagtacacacacagtcttgtacagctaaccttgtgggagcacacaattcagtcccattccaAATCCTATTTTCCATAACCATTAATCCTAACCTAGCTCAAAGTTTTGTTTGTTTCCTTGTGGAGACTTCtgtctggtccccacaagaatagtaaaaaaaaaacaacaacacacacacctattaagTTACTCATCTCACTCTAACATAGTTTGACTGGTGTGCGTGGGTACCCAACACCCCGTGCACAATGCGCCACCCTCCCCCAACGGATAAGGACGCTGTTACCATGGAGATGATCATGGACACCCTCCCAGACGTCAGCCAAACATGTTTGGAGATGGCGATCACATGGCACCTGGGTCGGCCACAACCGGACGCAGTAAGTTAAAACAACAACAGTGGGTCACATTTATAGTATGAAATGGGATGAAACTAGAATGCAACGCTCGTCTCCCACCTCCTTTCATTTTTCTTTCCCACCTTTGGTTATAAACATAGATGGGTAAACTCTGATCACAAGGCACGGTGAAAAATTTAACACTCCCTGTACTTTCAATCATAAAATAAAACCAGAGATTCATATAGCTAAATGTAAATATTTCAAGCTAGGATTCTTCACTTCTCCATTTTGCATTTTCTCTCTAGTCTCGGGAATTCCCAGACGTAGGGCAACAGCACATTGGTACATCTGCAGATTGACTATTTCCTCTCCACTCTATTTTCATGCTTTttagttccccctctctccctccctacaggTCCCATTGGGTCAGGACCAGTATAGAGCCTTACTCTTCCTCATTTCGCCTATTTTTCTCATTGGGTCAGTACCAGGAGCAGTACTTTACTGAGACCCAAGCACATACTAACCCTACacaccctccttctcccctctctccctcctctcttccttctccccttctctcagaTTCCGTTGGGTCAGTACCGGGAGCAGTACTTCACAGAGTCCCAGGCCCAGGAGGTGATTGACAAGTTCAGACAGGAACTGAAGGAGATAGAGGAACACATCCTGACCCAGAACGAGGGACTAGAGTTGCCCTATCTTTTCCTCCTGCCCAGCCGCATCGAGAACAGCATCACTATAtaatatactgaacagaaatataaatgcaacaattgtaaagattttactgagttacagttcatataaggaaatcagtcaattgaaacaaactcattaggccctaatctatggatttcacatgactgggaatacagatatgcatctagacatacaaaaaaaaaaaatttttaaataGGGGTTGTGGATCAGGAAACCATtgagtatctggtgtgaccaccatttccctcatgcagcgcaacacgtctccttcgcataaagttgatcaggGTGTTGATtgcggcctgtggaatgttgtcccactcctcttcaatggatgtgcgaagttgctggatattggcgggaactgaaacacgatgtcgtacacgtcgatccagagcatcccacacatgctcaacgagtgacatgtctggtgagtatgcaggccatggaagaactgggccattttcagctttcaggaattgtgtgtagatccTTGCCACATGGGGCcgtgaatggcacgacaatgggcctcacgatctcgtcacggtatctctgtgcattaaaattaccatcgataaaatgcaattgtgttggcTGTTCGTAGCTTCTGCCTGCCCATGCCATAACCTGtttacaatgttgacatcagtaaactgcttgcggttgtgaggccggttggacgtactgccaaaatcTCCAAAACGACATTGGagccggcttatggtagagaaattaacattaaatactctggtggacattcctgcagtcagcatgccaatttcacactccctcaaaacttgagacatttgtgttgtgtgacaactgaacattttagagtggccttttattgtccccagcataaggtaaTGATCATgtggtttaatcagcttcttgatatgccacacctgtcaggtagatgaattatcttggcaaaggaaaaatacccactaacagggatgtaaacttttttctgtgatcttttatttcagctcatgaaaaatgggacctacacttgttgcgtttatattttttggttCGATGTAATAACagaaccaaaagcttaccttgactagGGAAGAGTTCCCAATGTTGAGTAGGCTAAACAAGCTAACTGCATTCACTGTTCAATTAAACtactagctagctgtagtttatgctttcagcACTAGATTAACTCTCtggtcctttgattgggtggacaacatgtcagttcatgctgcaagagctctgataacttccggaggatgtcctccaacctttcattattactgtgtaaatctATGGAAGGTGGTGAGAACCACAATTCTCCTAGGTTTTGGTATTGAAGTCAATTTACCCagaggagggaaactagatgtccaccagctacaccatggtgctactgtaGATCTTTATTgcgttttaatcaattatttggaggcatgtgaatatatttagtatagttttaacGTTTCACTATTTTTCTTTTTCTAAAATTCACTgatgaggatggtcctcccctgtGAAGCCTTCACTGATACATACTATATAGATTAAAACCAGGGACTGGAGCTGCCTTACCTTTTCCTACTGCCCATCTGCAGTGAACAGCATCACTATAGAGCAGGgattcccaaactctgtcctgcaCCCCACCCCCCCGCTGCACGTTTATGACCCTACTCAAATAAAACTTTATTTTTAAAACTACTCAACAATCAGGATTTATTACATCAAACTGTATCAAGGCTGGACAAAATTCAAAACTTTTGATTAGATTTCCAAAACTAAAAAGCCAAGAGATCTGACAGAACAGTCCATGAGAAAGCAGAGAAATTAGCATTCTGTCCAATAAGGCACTAGATTAGAACATACTATGTGACAGAAGCTGTTCTTTGTAAGGCACAACATTCTAGAAGTTCTAAAAAAACACTAGAAGTTCAAACTTCTGTGCAGCTTCTAAAACAAGTTAAGGCTTCAAACAAATACAACTATAATTTGAGAAATTGCCAGATTTTTTTTACCTGAGGGGAAGACAGGCACAGTGAATTAACATAAAGCAGTTATTATTCCTAATTCTGTAGACGCTAGCAAGGAAATAATACAACTCTGGTGATTTGATTTCAGTAGATTAATAATAGCACGGTGTTAGTGATTAACAAATATATTGATCATACACATAGGCTTACTCCCAATTCttccaaagtgtgcacttgcatACTCCCGCCCATGGATTTAAGAGTTCTGGAAACTCCCTCCAGACAACACTTACATCAATCCCATGCTTTAAGTCCATGATGGCGACTgtacaagtgcacactttgggagaagTGTGGAGAATCAGGACACAAGGCAGACAATAACAATGCTACCAACAGGGCttaggtcaattccatttcaattaaaaaagtaaaccaaattccaattcaaAATTTTCCTCATTGGAATTTCAGGGTACTTCCTGAATTGCCTGGAATCAGCCCCAACCCTGGTTACCATTCATTCATATTTAAAACAGAACATGTATGGAAAAAGACTTCTCCAAACAGTGGTGCTGCAGCCTGCAGTACCAGGGCTAGTCCAGTAGGTGGTGCTAGCGTACCATGTACTCCTTGCGATGGTTGAGTTTAATCTGGCAAAAGGAGAGAGCGGCAACCAGCACATAGATACCAGCTGCGATGAAACAATTGTATCCAACCTGGTTATAGAGTTTGTAGATGGTGTGGAGAGGATcttgactgggagagagagagagagagagagagagagggacaggggtcAAGGGGTGAGAAGAGTGGGAAAGGGACACAGATGACAAATTGGAAAAACCGAGACACTAAAAACGCACTGTTGAAGCCCACTACTCCACAAGGAGCTGAAAGTAATAAATCAAGGCAAGTAAATCAAAACACAAAGGAAAATTCTACtcaaactatattttggtatccgtttcattagtccactgttgacacagtcccaacatgttttgcttgtcagcagtcaagttttggactttcaagaagcaaagtgtctCTTGCCccatcatgatgatgatgatgcatcGATGCAGCAAGTGACACTTCTTAACTTGGCATGCCAAACATTTTggcactgtatcaacagtggactaataaaataaaaaaataatttggaGTGGTATATTCCCTTAAAAGAAGCAACAGCATCCAGCCTCCTAGGATCAGTTTTGAGTTTCCTCCCCTAATTAATAAGGATAGGATTGAGGGAGAAAAAGCTGCACCAGAACCATCctgaacatatacacacacactactctactgtgtaTCCTCACCTATGTTACATTAGAGCCACATGTGTGTCTCTTGAGTGTGACATTTCTGACGCTATTCTTCCACTGTGAGTCAGGTGGCCagagactgactgtgtgtgtggactCACTCATTGTGCATGTCTTCCTCTTTGAAAGGCACATCCTCTATCAGCACTGCAGAGTGGGTGGTGAAGAAAATACCCAACattgcctagagagagagagagacagagagcgattaTTTGTAGGGAGTAAATGACAGTAGTAGTATGTCTTATTTTGCTTGTATCAGCAGTGCAGAGTGCATAATACTAGAACAAATGTGAATGTCATGAGTAGAACAAACACCCTGAAGTGAAACTGCACTTCTCAAATCTAGAGAGTTTGACTACAAGAAGCATATATAGTCAGTGGCTGTAGGATAACACCACAACAAACACCATCAGTACCTGTCTGTCTAGGTCTTAATGAGGCAAACCAAGCGATAGATAGCTATTACAATCCAGCTGTAATGAACGAGCTAGTTAACGTTATGTATACTGAGCTGGGGCTCACACATTGTCATATGCAATGGAAAAAAAACATTACCATACTATCTCGGTTGTCTATCAATAACCGAGTCACTTAACAATCACTGTACACATTCTGATAATAAGCAACTAAAACCACTGTACTATAAGTTACAAGTTATATTACCAGCATTATGACTCCCCAGATGCTGATGACAATACCGCAGGCGGCCAACTTGGGACCGCAAAATAAACACGAAACCATAGTTTAACGACTCAAACGACGACGTAAACTCAAAAGTAGACTTTATCACTACGGGAACTGTCGTAGTTCTCAAGTTAAATAGTAGAAAAAAAGGCACTTGGGCAGCTGTTTGTCGTCTAACCAGTTGTTCCGAGGAGCTCGAGCTCAGTCACCAGTGTGTCAGGTGACTTATGGAAACCGGAAAAACGTTTTTCAATGGATATGTTCAAGAATAAAAAACGTTGCTAAAATTGACAGCGATGATGTTTATGGAAATATGTGTATTTAACTAAgaatattttaaaatattttaaattccACTTATTATTTGTCCGATGAGATAACTACACTGAACAGTTCCAGCGATATGGCCAAGTGCttagggtgtgttcgtaaattcactccgGAGTCCCTGAATGTactctgggcgttcgtaaattcagagcgtttcgctctcggagtgttcagagcgcacacaGCCTGCATTGCAACCAAGCTAGCTAAACATTAAACTacactagctagctacgttagtTAGCATCTTTAAACAGTGGAAAATATaaagtgactgtaactgtgctgctggcaacaatttaataacGTTTTTTCTGTTGCCGACATTGCATGTTCAACAGCTGTTGCGTGTTCACAAATTCCTCAATTATTCTTCCCTCTGGCACACTCGGACGAGAGtgttctgaaatcggagtagattgccagagtgcatttacgaacgcacccttaATAACTGTGTCGAAATGTAGCTATAAAGTTTTTGAAACCTCACGTAATGTTATTATGTTGCCACTGCTATAAGATAACATGACATTacaatatttattttcctttattcGCTACAATGTTTAAAATGGGATTCAAAAAAATTGAAACATAGTTATGAATTTGGACCAATCGTGAACACATCGCGTG
This DNA window, taken from Oncorhynchus tshawytscha isolate Ot180627B linkage group LG10, Otsh_v2.0, whole genome shotgun sequence, encodes the following:
- the rnaseka gene encoding ribonuclease kappa-A, translating into MVSCLFCGPKLAACGIVISIWGVIMLAMLGIFFTTHSAVLIEDVPFKEEDMHNDQDPLHTIYKLYNQVGYNCFIAAGIYVLVAALSFCQIKLNHRKEYMVR